Proteins from a single region of Haloterrigena alkaliphila:
- a CDS encoding decaprenyl-phosphate phosphoribosyltransferase — MARAYADRSRFVGTVSGLVKEMRPWQWYKQGILLLGLVFSRSLFDPVAVTNVAVGIVAFCAVAGATYIGNDIADLEEDRNHPRKKHRPIASGQVPVSVAVAFAVLLFVGGLGLSWFLGPLFLLVVCTYLAQNALYSALLKDIVIVDVMVIAIGFVLRAVAGVVAIDVYLSPWLVVCTFLGALMLALGKRRHEMTVSDDPAASRATLAEYTEETLDQLLVVVLAALLVSYSLYTFFRGGLWMMSTLPFAFFAAFRYHFLAHTRNLGGDPKFLFGDPPFFVNLVLWGLLVVAVLYGVPARLVEVIA, encoded by the coding sequence ATGGCCCGCGCCTACGCCGATCGGAGCCGGTTCGTGGGGACCGTCTCGGGTCTGGTGAAGGAGATGCGCCCCTGGCAGTGGTACAAGCAGGGCATCCTGCTGCTGGGGCTCGTCTTCTCCAGGAGCCTGTTCGATCCGGTCGCCGTCACGAACGTCGCCGTCGGGATCGTCGCCTTCTGTGCCGTCGCGGGCGCGACGTACATCGGCAACGACATCGCCGATCTCGAGGAGGACCGCAACCATCCGCGGAAGAAACACCGGCCCATCGCCAGCGGCCAGGTCCCGGTCTCCGTGGCAGTCGCGTTCGCCGTCCTGCTCTTCGTCGGCGGGCTCGGCCTCTCCTGGTTCCTCGGTCCGCTGTTCCTCCTCGTCGTCTGTACGTACCTCGCCCAGAACGCGCTCTACTCCGCGTTGCTGAAGGATATCGTCATCGTCGACGTGATGGTCATCGCCATCGGGTTCGTCCTGCGGGCCGTCGCCGGCGTCGTCGCCATCGACGTCTACCTGAGTCCCTGGCTCGTCGTCTGTACGTTCCTCGGGGCGCTGATGCTCGCGCTCGGCAAGCGCCGCCACGAGATGACCGTCAGCGACGATCCGGCCGCGTCGCGCGCGACCCTCGCGGAGTACACCGAGGAGACGCTCGACCAGTTGCTCGTCGTCGTCCTCGCGGCGTTGCTCGTCTCCTACTCGCTCTACACGTTCTTCCGCGGCGGACTGTGGATGATGTCCACGCTCCCGTTCGCGTTCTTCGCGGCCTTCCGCTACCACTTCCTGGCCCACACGCGGAACCTGGGCGGCGACCCGAAGTTCCTCTTCGGCGACCCCCCGTTCTTCGTCAACCTCGTCCTTTGGGGACTCCTCGTCGTCGCCGTCCTTTACGGGGTTCCGGCCCGTCTCGTCGAGGTGATCGCGTGA
- a CDS encoding lysylphosphatidylglycerol synthase transmembrane domain-containing protein, protein MTASGEAGGVGGTVVDRCRRVVRDHGVWLTALLSVAVFLGLAAYADVGDVTSALATLRWRTFGAVIGLTTVGYGFRFAKWHYYLRRLEADVPLDASAITFFSGLMMVVTPGKAGEVWKAWFLRDKRGVPASETTSVVGAERITDLVALGAMAALGLLVYSRSSLPIVAVLGAIAVGIGLLQWRRACLAILGRLESLPVLGEYATELERFYESAYRLFQLRPLVVATLLSLAAWGLEGIALWLVLEGFGVEATVVIGLFVFGLGSVVGAVSMLPGGLAAAEASMVGVLLTFGYPEAIAAAATVVIRVGTLWYAAALGTAVFLAYKATR, encoded by the coding sequence GTGACGGCGAGCGGCGAGGCCGGCGGAGTCGGGGGGACGGTCGTCGATCGGTGCCGGCGGGTCGTCCGCGACCACGGCGTCTGGCTGACGGCGCTGCTCTCGGTCGCCGTCTTCCTCGGCCTCGCCGCCTACGCCGACGTCGGCGACGTGACGAGCGCCCTCGCCACGCTGCGCTGGCGGACGTTCGGGGCCGTCATCGGCCTGACGACCGTCGGCTACGGCTTCCGCTTCGCCAAGTGGCACTACTACCTCCGGCGTCTCGAAGCGGACGTTCCGCTCGACGCGAGCGCGATCACCTTCTTCAGCGGGCTGATGATGGTCGTCACGCCGGGGAAAGCCGGCGAGGTCTGGAAGGCGTGGTTCCTCCGGGACAAGCGCGGCGTGCCGGCCAGCGAGACCACCTCCGTCGTCGGCGCCGAGCGAATCACGGACCTCGTCGCGCTGGGCGCGATGGCCGCGCTCGGCCTGCTGGTCTACAGCCGGTCGTCGCTTCCCATCGTCGCCGTCCTCGGCGCCATCGCGGTCGGCATCGGGCTGCTCCAGTGGCGGCGGGCCTGTCTGGCGATCCTCGGACGACTCGAGTCGCTCCCGGTCCTCGGCGAGTACGCGACCGAACTGGAGCGGTTCTACGAGAGCGCGTACCGGCTGTTCCAGCTCCGACCGCTGGTCGTCGCGACGCTGCTCAGCCTCGCGGCGTGGGGGTTAGAGGGTATCGCGCTCTGGCTGGTCCTCGAGGGGTTCGGCGTCGAAGCCACCGTCGTCATCGGCCTGTTCGTCTTCGGTCTCGGGTCGGTCGTCGGCGCGGTGTCGATGCTGCCCGGCGGCCTCGCCGCCGCGGAGGCGTCGATGGTCGGCGTGCTGCTCACGTTCGGTTACCCCGAAGCCATCGCGGCGGCCGCGACGGTCGTGATCCGCGTGGGGACGCTCTGGTACGCCGCGGCGCTCGGGACGGCGGTGTTCCTCGCGTACAAGGCGACCCGCTGA
- a CDS encoding DolP-mannose mannosyltransferase, with product MVSRSRIRGRIDWLVVLGPIVAVLFAAGLGRHLLVAWPALATDPAFFQHTGWYVLEGGVPYVDVWDVNPPVPFGITAVLAALSGGDMLVLHALGTTLTVLVAAASVLLVGWVAYLVTETDAAAVAAGLTMLVVPELFLLSPEGVRAQFYALFFGVLALALVLRDRPFLAGAIAALSAGSWQSGGVFALLIVGMAFQRSGRRGALSAVAGGGVVTGVVVLAFAAAGALVPMFVQTVVATLTAGSSYTLAERGYTILLVFGYGAVLLPVALYGWARAAVRDIRERWWIPAGGLLLAAQVVFVDLDGSTDALLWLAFVALGVAVAVERVTTRQSVPTDRLSGDASRTTRHWVTAVAVVVLLAALVLSGLVWHFGSSPQQSTLRTLQEGAEPEGESLPISPSDADVPSMQTIYWEQAKPETCHYRLSWNEVRWVAMTDDRLDRRQCDGWPSRTDRG from the coding sequence ATGGTCTCACGGTCACGTATCCGGGGTCGCATCGACTGGCTCGTCGTCCTCGGGCCGATCGTCGCCGTCCTCTTCGCCGCCGGCCTCGGCAGACACCTGCTCGTCGCCTGGCCGGCGCTCGCGACTGACCCGGCGTTCTTCCAGCACACGGGCTGGTACGTCCTCGAGGGCGGCGTTCCGTACGTCGACGTCTGGGACGTGAACCCGCCGGTTCCGTTCGGAATCACGGCCGTGCTCGCCGCCCTCTCCGGCGGGGACATGCTCGTTTTGCACGCGCTCGGAACGACGCTCACGGTGCTCGTCGCGGCCGCGAGCGTCCTGCTCGTCGGGTGGGTGGCGTACCTCGTGACTGAAACGGACGCCGCAGCGGTCGCCGCCGGCCTGACGATGCTCGTCGTGCCTGAGCTCTTCCTCCTCTCGCCGGAGGGCGTCCGGGCGCAGTTCTACGCGCTGTTCTTCGGCGTCCTCGCGCTCGCGCTGGTTCTCCGCGATCGGCCGTTCCTCGCGGGGGCTATCGCGGCGCTGAGCGCCGGCTCGTGGCAATCGGGGGGCGTCTTCGCGCTGCTGATCGTCGGGATGGCGTTCCAGCGATCCGGGCGGCGGGGCGCGCTCTCGGCCGTCGCGGGCGGCGGCGTCGTGACCGGCGTCGTCGTCCTCGCGTTCGCAGCCGCGGGCGCGCTCGTTCCCATGTTCGTCCAGACGGTCGTCGCGACGCTGACCGCCGGATCGTCGTACACGCTGGCCGAGCGCGGCTACACGATACTGCTGGTGTTCGGCTACGGGGCGGTGCTCCTCCCAGTCGCGCTCTATGGCTGGGCGCGCGCCGCCGTCCGCGATATCCGGGAGCGGTGGTGGATTCCGGCGGGCGGCCTGCTCCTCGCCGCGCAGGTGGTGTTCGTCGACCTGGACGGCTCGACGGACGCGCTCCTCTGGCTCGCCTTCGTCGCGCTCGGCGTCGCCGTCGCCGTCGAACGCGTCACCACGCGGCAGTCGGTACCGACGGATCGTCTCAGTGGCGACGCGTCCCGGACGACCCGACACTGGGTGACTGCCGTCGCGGTCGTCGTTCTCCTTGCCGCGCTCGTTCTCTCGGGACTGGTCTGGCACTTCGGGTCGTCGCCCCAGCAGTCGACGCTCCGGACGCTGCAGGAGGGGGCCGAGCCGGAGGGGGAGTCCCTGCCGATCTCGCCGAGCGACGCGGACGTGCCGTCGATGCAGACGATCTACTGGGAACAGGCGAAACCGGAGACCTGCCACTACCGGCTGAGCTGGAACGAGGTGCGGTGGGTCGCGATGACCGACGACCGACTGGACAGGCGGCAGTGCGACGGGTGGCCGAGCCGAACCGATCGCGGCTAA
- a CDS encoding TIGR00341 family protein, with protein sequence MRLVEILIPKEKRQIVEETLEEEGLDYTLITEESREEPSVVITFPLPAPAVESVLDDLRNAGLEENSYTVVVEAETVVSEQYDELEQRYAQNTARISREEMRARAKDLTPRFSTYVVMMVLSMFVATAGLLLDSPAVVVGSMVIAPLIGPALGASVGTVIDDDALFRRAIKQQAVGLAVGVVTASAFAFVVRTTALVPPTIDLFAISEIEGRLTPDLLSLVIAIGAGVAGAWTLTAGTATALVGVMMAVAVVPPLGVVGIGIAWGLPGVAIAASVLVLVNMVTINITSLGVLWYKGYRPDNWFQQDEARVATEKRAVALAVTIVVLSAFLGVVTYDTYRTGMYEEEVNGDVTDIVESPQHDELSLIDVTVEYDDPVPIRQPERVIVRVSHPVGTDPPRIGDEIRSRESVRAESAIRLPSGPLVESQRAEVVVYYVERG encoded by the coding sequence ATGCGCCTCGTGGAGATCCTGATCCCGAAAGAGAAGCGGCAAATCGTCGAAGAGACGCTCGAGGAGGAAGGGCTCGATTACACGCTCATTACGGAGGAGAGTCGCGAGGAGCCCTCGGTCGTCATCACGTTCCCGCTGCCGGCACCCGCCGTCGAGTCCGTCCTCGACGACCTCCGGAACGCGGGACTCGAAGAGAACTCCTACACCGTGGTCGTCGAGGCCGAAACCGTCGTCTCCGAACAGTACGACGAACTCGAGCAGCGATACGCGCAGAACACCGCGCGGATCTCCCGCGAGGAGATGCGGGCTCGGGCGAAGGATCTCACGCCTCGATTCAGCACGTACGTCGTCATGATGGTGTTGAGCATGTTCGTCGCGACCGCCGGTCTGTTACTCGATTCGCCGGCGGTCGTCGTCGGGTCGATGGTGATCGCGCCCCTGATCGGACCCGCGCTCGGCGCGAGCGTCGGGACGGTGATCGACGACGACGCGCTGTTTCGCCGCGCGATCAAGCAGCAGGCGGTCGGGCTCGCCGTCGGTGTCGTCACCGCGTCGGCCTTCGCGTTCGTCGTCCGGACGACGGCGCTCGTTCCGCCGACGATCGATCTCTTCGCGATTTCGGAGATCGAGGGCCGGTTGACCCCGGACTTGCTCTCGCTGGTCATCGCGATCGGTGCCGGCGTGGCGGGCGCGTGGACGCTGACAGCGGGCACGGCGACCGCTCTCGTCGGCGTCATGATGGCCGTCGCCGTCGTTCCGCCACTGGGCGTCGTCGGCATCGGCATCGCGTGGGGTCTTCCGGGGGTCGCCATCGCCGCGAGCGTCCTCGTGCTCGTGAACATGGTTACGATCAACATCACCAGCCTCGGCGTCCTCTGGTACAAGGGGTATCGGCCGGACAACTGGTTCCAACAGGACGAGGCCCGCGTCGCGACGGAAAAACGCGCCGTCGCCCTCGCCGTCACGATCGTCGTCCTCTCGGCGTTTCTCGGGGTCGTGACCTACGACACCTACCGAACCGGGATGTACGAGGAGGAGGTAAACGGGGACGTGACCGACATCGTCGAGTCGCCCCAGCACGACGAGCTCTCGCTCATCGACGTCACGGTCGAGTACGACGATCCGGTCCCGATCCGCCAGCCGGAACGAGTCATCGTTCGCGTCTCGCATCCGGTCGGCACCGACCCGCCGCGAATCGGCGACGAGATTCGATCCCGCGAGAGCGTCCGCGCCGAGTCCGCGATTCGGTTGCCCTCCGGCCCGCTCGTCGAGTCCCAGCGCGCCGAGGTGGTCGTCTACTACGTCGAACGGGGATGA
- a CDS encoding NAD-dependent epimerase/dehydratase family protein produces MSDSERAGDDSNGTLLVTGGTGFLGLHTCQYFRDQGWDVTALDLKPFEPEDDTDGIDFVEGDVRSEESVADALEESDATAVVHTAAALPLWDADRIRETTIDGTRNVLWAAKERDVDRVCYISSTAVYGTHETHPITEESPLDGVGPYGEAKIEAEKVCRDFRRMGMCVPILRPKTFIGPQRLGVFQVLFDWIEDGANVPLVGWGNNRYQLLHVHDLVTAIELVLTGDEEAVDDTFNVGADEYGTMKADFQAPIDYAGTGKRTIGTPAFLTVAVLRVLDRLNLSPLYPWVYETASEDSYVSVEKLKSLGWEPEYSNREALVETYEWYLENYDADESTDETGLDHRVAWDQGALAIAKKVSQRI; encoded by the coding sequence ATGAGCGATAGTGAGCGCGCCGGCGACGATTCGAACGGAACGCTGCTCGTCACCGGAGGCACCGGATTCCTCGGTCTGCACACGTGTCAGTACTTCCGCGATCAGGGATGGGACGTCACCGCGTTGGATCTCAAACCCTTCGAGCCGGAAGACGACACGGACGGTATCGACTTCGTCGAAGGAGACGTTCGGAGCGAGGAGTCGGTGGCCGACGCGCTCGAGGAGAGCGACGCCACCGCGGTGGTGCACACTGCGGCCGCGCTCCCGCTGTGGGACGCCGATCGCATCCGCGAGACGACCATCGACGGCACGCGAAACGTGCTCTGGGCGGCGAAGGAACGCGACGTCGACCGGGTCTGTTACATCTCCTCGACCGCGGTCTACGGGACCCACGAGACTCACCCCATCACCGAGGAATCGCCCCTCGACGGGGTCGGTCCCTACGGCGAGGCCAAGATCGAGGCCGAGAAGGTCTGTCGGGACTTCCGCCGGATGGGGATGTGCGTCCCCATCCTCCGCCCGAAGACGTTCATCGGTCCGCAGCGACTCGGCGTGTTTCAAGTGCTGTTCGACTGGATCGAGGACGGCGCGAACGTCCCGCTCGTCGGCTGGGGGAACAACCGCTATCAACTGCTGCACGTTCACGACCTCGTCACCGCCATCGAACTGGTGCTCACCGGCGACGAGGAGGCGGTCGACGACACGTTCAACGTCGGCGCCGACGAGTACGGCACGATGAAGGCGGACTTCCAGGCTCCCATCGACTACGCGGGGACGGGGAAACGCACCATCGGAACGCCCGCCTTCCTCACGGTCGCGGTCCTCCGCGTTCTCGACAGGCTGAACCTCTCGCCGCTGTATCCGTGGGTCTACGAGACGGCCTCCGAGGACTCCTACGTCTCCGTCGAGAAACTGAAATCCCTCGGCTGGGAGCCCGAGTACTCCAATCGGGAGGCGCTCGTGGAGACGTACGAGTGGTACCTCGAGAACTACGACGCCGACGAGTCGACCGACGAGACCGGTCTCGACCACCGCGTCGCGTGGGACCAGGGCGCCCTCGCCATCGCGAAGAAGGTATCGCAGCGGATCTGA
- a CDS encoding aryl-sulfate sulfotransferase — protein MSERSSDALAGARSGLSRFRSALSRNSLRIVFLVIILLSAAAVVSASMGNELSTASQEEVPEAPATENHTVVTESGRAGTITVYSPDGEVRYYDNSRTKYFDADPVEGDPMTIEYTATDTIHSEGPTCTDPPCALNVIERVDLEAENPEPEVVYERYDYKETAGEWHDADRINETHVVVADIVADQVFVVNTETEVVDWLWDAQSDFPVEEAGPYPEDWAHINDVEYIDEEGDPNDGRIMASLRNQDQVVFLDREEGLVEDWTLGSENEYDVQYEQHNPDYIPESQGGPAVVVADSENGRVQEFQREDGEWTRTWEWQDDVIQWPRDVDRLPNGHTLIADSHGNRVIEVDESGEIVWEVGSTLPYEAERLETGAESEGGQSAQALGLESRTDDDSGGGGGGGDDGLFGFDPLGWAGDVLENILPHRVHNGLLFATPIWMGANEFAAIGIALLAGLAWLGLEITWQLRDAGVRFRLPFYRQGD, from the coding sequence GTGAGTGAGCGTTCGTCCGACGCGCTCGCGGGCGCTCGATCGGGGCTGTCCCGGTTTCGATCGGCACTCTCGCGGAATAGCCTCCGAATCGTCTTTCTCGTGATCATCCTCCTCTCGGCCGCCGCCGTGGTCAGCGCGTCGATGGGCAACGAGCTCTCGACCGCGTCCCAGGAGGAGGTCCCCGAGGCGCCGGCGACGGAGAACCACACGGTCGTCACCGAGTCGGGGCGTGCCGGGACGATCACCGTCTACTCGCCCGACGGCGAGGTGCGATACTACGATAACAGCCGCACGAAGTACTTCGACGCCGATCCCGTCGAGGGCGATCCGATGACCATCGAGTACACGGCGACGGACACGATCCACTCAGAGGGGCCGACGTGTACCGACCCGCCGTGTGCGCTCAACGTGATCGAACGCGTCGACCTCGAGGCGGAGAATCCCGAACCCGAGGTCGTCTACGAGCGCTACGACTACAAGGAGACCGCCGGCGAGTGGCACGACGCGGACCGCATCAACGAGACGCACGTCGTCGTCGCCGACATCGTCGCCGACCAGGTGTTCGTCGTGAACACCGAGACGGAGGTCGTCGACTGGCTCTGGGACGCCCAGAGCGACTTCCCCGTCGAGGAAGCCGGGCCGTACCCCGAGGATTGGGCCCACATCAACGACGTCGAGTACATCGACGAGGAGGGCGATCCGAACGACGGACGGATCATGGCCAGTCTCCGCAACCAGGATCAGGTCGTCTTCCTCGATCGAGAGGAGGGGCTGGTCGAGGACTGGACGCTCGGGAGCGAGAACGAGTACGACGTCCAGTACGAACAGCACAACCCCGACTACATCCCCGAATCGCAGGGCGGGCCGGCCGTCGTCGTCGCCGACTCCGAGAACGGCCGCGTCCAGGAGTTCCAGCGCGAGGACGGCGAGTGGACGCGCACCTGGGAGTGGCAGGACGACGTGATCCAGTGGCCCCGCGACGTCGATCGCCTCCCCAACGGGCACACGCTCATCGCCGACTCCCACGGCAACCGCGTGATCGAGGTCGACGAGTCCGGCGAGATCGTCTGGGAAGTCGGCTCGACGCTGCCCTACGAGGCCGAACGCCTCGAGACCGGCGCCGAGAGCGAGGGCGGCCAGAGCGCCCAGGCACTCGGCCTCGAGTCCCGGACGGACGACGATAGCGGCGGCGGAGGCGGGGGCGGTGACGACGGCCTCTTCGGCTTCGACCCGCTCGGCTGGGCCGGCGACGTCCTCGAGAACATCCTCCCGCACCGGGTCCACAACGGCCTCCTGTTCGCGACGCCGATCTGGATGGGGGCGAACGAGTTCGCCGCCATCGGTATCGCGCTCCTGGCCGGCCTGGCGTGGCTCGGCCTCGAGATCACCTGGCAACTTCGCGACGCCGGCGTCCGGTTCCGACTGCCGTTCTACCGGCAGGGCGACTGA
- a CDS encoding PHP domain-containing protein, with protein sequence MTRRYDLQIHTNASPCSSTPPERVAEAAADAGLDGVAVTDHDTLANVDAVRDAAPDGLAVIPGVEVTTTEGHLLALDVAEPPPKTDPLTVIDRVHEQGGVAILSHPFDTLRQFYETDLEALAEAVDGVEAVNSRCVRRRFNDRAASFAAARDLPATGGSDAHFPMEVGRAYTIVEGDGSLADAVREGRVRPGGRGRYLSGHVATKLHQFRTASGRAVGTLTSGRFP encoded by the coding sequence ATGACACGACGATACGATCTCCAGATCCACACGAACGCCTCGCCCTGCTCGAGTACGCCCCCCGAACGCGTGGCCGAAGCGGCGGCCGACGCCGGACTCGACGGCGTCGCCGTCACCGACCACGACACGCTCGCCAACGTCGACGCCGTTCGGGACGCCGCGCCGGACGGTCTCGCAGTGATTCCCGGGGTCGAGGTGACGACGACCGAGGGACACCTCCTGGCCCTCGACGTGGCGGAGCCACCGCCCAAAACGGATCCGCTGACGGTGATCGACCGCGTCCACGAGCAAGGCGGCGTCGCCATCCTCTCACACCCCTTCGACACGCTGCGGCAGTTCTACGAGACGGACCTCGAGGCCCTCGCCGAGGCCGTCGACGGGGTCGAAGCGGTGAACTCCCGCTGCGTCCGCCGCCGGTTCAACGACCGCGCGGCGTCGTTCGCGGCCGCCCGCGACCTGCCGGCGACCGGCGGGAGCGACGCCCACTTCCCGATGGAGGTCGGCCGCGCCTACACGATCGTCGAGGGCGACGGGTCGCTCGCGGACGCCGTCCGCGAGGGACGCGTGCGGCCGGGCGGTCGCGGACGCTACCTCTCGGGGCACGTCGCGACGAAACTCCACCAGTTCCGCACCGCCTCCGGTCGCGCCGTCGGGACCCTCACGTCGGGGCGGTTTCCGTGA